Proteins from a single region of Mustela erminea isolate mMusErm1 chromosome X, mMusErm1.Pri, whole genome shotgun sequence:
- the LOC116582278 gene encoding uncharacterized protein LOC116582278, with translation MPSDKQPACHRGPRPSNQRARPRLSPPTAHALRRQFKLRLPLGLHRTPAIVRDSRGFSPAAAPPPRRLSATLTPVRPPGEDPVSPAELPDTAVAPRFPPGGRQRVSGGCAPPYPAGDASRRRGGLRGSWQLRAASSEFGSARLARAALRRPRPLRGGECVTVGNMFSEVYFLNTSNDYFSFPRLLCMQDVEAAVTSAGLAFRKLGPTSNLLRQEARSRPGSRELEYPGFYCILYF, from the exons ATGCCCTCAGACAAACAGCCTGCGTGCCACAGGGGCCCTCGGCCCTCCAA CCAGAGGGCCAGGCCCCGGCTGAGCCCGCCCACCGCCCACGCCCTGCGCCGGCAGTTCAAGCTACGGCTACCCCTAGGGCTCCACCGCACGCCCGCAATTGTTCGAGACTCCCGCGGTTTCAGCCCAGCCGCAGCTCCGCCGCCCCGGCGTCTCTCTGCCACCCTTACTCCCGTCCGGCCTCCAGGAGAGGATCCTGTATCCCCAGCCGAACTCCCGGACACGGCTGTGGCCCCGAGGTTCCCGCCCGGAGGCCGGCAGCGGGTCTCCGGCGGCTGCGCCCCCCCCTACCCTGCGGGAGACGCGAGCCGGAGGCGGGGCGGGCTCCGCGGGTCCTGGCAGCTGCGCGCTGCGTCCTCGGAGTTCGGCTCGGCCCGCCTCGCCCGCGCCGCTCTTCGGCGTCCCCGCCCGCTCCGCGGCGGAGAATGTGTCACCGTAGGCAATATGTTTTCAGAGGTTTATTTTCTAAACACCTCCAATGACTATTTCAGTTTTCCACGCTTGCTGTGCATGCAGGATGTTGAGGCGGCTGTTACTTCGGCCGGCTTAGCTTTTAGGAAACTAGGACCCACTTCAAACTTACTACGGCAGGAAGCGCGCTCGCGGCCGGGGTCTCGAGAATTGGAATATCCGggattttactgtattttatacttttga